The region CTTCGCCTACTCGCGGCTTTCCTACCCCGGCTCACCGCAGGGCCCGGGCGCCCCTGCTGGGCCGGCGCTGTCGACCCACCTGGCCGGGCCGGGTGGGTCGAGCGGACCCGTCGCCGGGTAGGCGCGGCCGAACCGGACATACATCAGTCGAAGATCCCGGAGAGAGAAGGCGGCTGAGGGTCCTAGCCGTACAGCTCCGCCAGCGTCGGCCCGCTCGGTTCGCCCTCGATCTCGGCGACGAGGAGCCCGTCGGAGGCGGCCTGCTCCCCGACCAGGCGCACCGCGTCGTCCTGGCCGACGTCGGCGCAGCGCACCAGGTGGCCGTCGACCACCAGCGGCGAGCGGTTCAGGTGGATCGGGACGTCCGGGCGCAGGGCCTCCGGACGCGCGGTGTAGGCGAGCACGGACTCCAGCACGCGGCCGTCGTCGAGCCGCACCGGCGCGTGCACCTCGCAGAGCCGGTAGCGCTGGCCGCGTCCCTCGCACTCGTCGAGGACCGCCCGCTGGTCCGGGGTCACCAGCCACACCGCGTGCCGTTCGATCACGCCGGGCATCCCGGCCAGCACCGCGGGCCGCTGGCCGTCGCGGGCCCGCACCCCCGCCGACCACACCGCGACGATCCCGTGGCACCGCGCGCCGATCACCACCACCGGTCCGCGCAGGCCGAGCCGGTCGCGCAGCCAGCTGATCTTCGACGGGTTGACGTTGGAGCCGTAGGCCAGCACCGGCAGCCGCTCGCCGAGCGGCGCGACACCGTGCTCGGCCAGCTCCTCGTCGAGGTCCCTGCCCTCGATCGTCCACCTCGACGGGACGTCCTCGGAGGGCTCGACGTGGTAGCCGGAACCTCCGACTTGGACGAAGGAGCCGTCGGGCCGCGTGCCGGGGTAGGGGTCGGCCGGGTAGTCGTCGTCGATGAAGTCGGGGGGCATCCGCACCGATCTTTCCCCTCCCGGACCGCACCGGCAACCTCGGCGGGGCACCGCCCGCCGCCGGTCCGGTCAGACTCCGGCGACCGAGCGGATCCAGTCGCGGAAGGCGCCGACGTGGGTGTACTGGCAGGTCTTGCCGGTGCCGGTGGACAGCACTCCGACCTGGGTGCCGTTCTCGGCGAACATCGGCCCGCCCGAGTCGCCGACGGCGCAGACGCCGTTGATGCCGGTGCCGTCGACAGCCGTCCCGCCGTAGGCGTCCCGCGCCGCGATGTCGTCGACCCGCAGCTTCGCGTTCTTCAGTAACGGCGACTGCTCCTCCTGCTCGGTCTGGCCCCAGCCGTGGATGGTCACCTCGTCGCCTTCGGCGACGTCGTCGAGCGTGCCGAGCCGCACCGCCTCGGCCTGCACCGGCCTGCTCAGCCTCAGCAGGGCGAGGTCCGCGCCGTCGTGGATCCGCACCCCGCCGGCCGCGACGTCGACGTAGTCCCCCTTGGCGTGCTAGACGTCGCCGATCCGGAAGCCCCACCGGTGCTGCTCCTGGACGCAGTGCCGCGCGGTGAGGATCCACTCCGGGGAGATCACCGACGCCGTGCAGTAGCCGTCCTCGCCGTCCTGGTACAGCCGGGCCGCCCACGGGGCGGACTCGGTGAAATCGCCGTCGACGATCATCGGTGCGGCGGCCGACGCCGTGGGCGCGGGCGGCAACCCCGAACCCAGCAGCGACACCGACCCCAGCAGCAACCCGGCACCCGCCAGCAACCCCAACGCACGACGCCCGCTCATCGGTCTCCTTCCGCAGCGGCGATCTCCTGCGGCAGAACCTATGGGGCGGGCGAACCGGGCAGCACCGGCGAAAGTGGGCGCGGGCCAACGACTTCTCGTCGCTTCCGGGCGAGCGGATCAGTACGAAGGTCGTGGCGGGACCGGCGGTACTCGGCGGCGCCCCGCTGAAGCCACCGGTTGCGGCATCTGGGTTTCGCGCGGCCTCCACCGATGCGCCACCGAAAAGCAGAAGGCCGCCCGCGCACGAGTCGTGCACGGGCGGCTTCCGCGATGCGGGTCAGGCGCGCAGCGTCGCGCCGAAGCGCTCCTCTGCCGCGGCGACCGCCGCGTCGCGAGCCTCGGTCGCCTCGTCCTGCTTGAGGGTGCGGTCCGGCGCGCGGAAGCGCAGGGCCATGGCCAGCGACTTCTTGCCCGACTCCAGCTGCTCGCCGGAGTAGACGTCGAACAGCCGGACGTCCTCCACCAGTTCTCCCGCGCCCTTGCGGACGGTGTCCACCAGCTCGGCCGACGGCACCGACGCGTCCACGACCAGCGCGATGTCCAGCAGCACCGGCGGGTACGCCGAGACCACCGGCGCGGGCCGGTCGTCGGTCAGCGGCAGCGCGTCGAGGTCCAGCTCCATCGCGCAGGTGCGCTTGGGCAGGCCCAACGCCTCGACGACCTTCGGGTGCAGCTCACCGGCGTGCCCGACGACGGTGTCACCGACCTTGAGCTCGGCGCAGCGACCCGGGTGCCACGGCGCGAGGTCGCCCGCGCTGATCGTCAGCTCCACGCCGGCCGCGGCGGCGACCCGGCGGGCGGCCTCGACGGCGTCGGCCCAGCTCACCTCGCGGCCCTTGCCCCACCAGCCGGCGTGTTCGCGCTGGCCGGCCAGCACCACGCCGACGTGCGTCGGCTGCGCGGGCAGCGAAGCGTGCAGCGCCTCGATCTCGGCGTCACTGGGACGCTGCGAGACGCCGACCCGCGGCACGGCGGGCTGCTCGGCGGCGGGCTGCACGACCTGTCCGACGTGGAACAGCGCGAGGTCGCGGCGACCGCGGGCGACGTTGCGCTTCAGGGCGTCGATCAGCCCGGTCAGCACCGTCGTGCTCAGCTCCGAGCGGTCGCTCTCCAGCGCGTTGAGCAGCGAGAGCGTCCGCCTGCGCGGGTCGTCGGCACCGATGCCCAGCCCGTCGAGGACCTCGGGTCCGGTGAACGGGAACGGCAGCACCTCGACGTAGCCCTCGTGGGCCAGCGTCCGCGACACCGCGCGGTGCCTGCGCTGCGCCGGGGTCAGGCCGCGGCCGGGCGGCGCGGCGGGCAGCACCGACGGGATCGTGTGGTAGCCCTCCAGCCGCAGCACTTCCTCGACCAGGTCGGCGGGCTGGGCCAGGTCCGGCCGCCAGCTCGGCGGGGTCGCGGTGACCAGGCCGACGCCCTCGTCGGAGGTGCTGACCTCGATGCGGCAGCCGATCTGGGTGAGCCGGCGCGCGGTGACGCCGCGCTCGTAGTTCACCCCGGCGATGCGGTCGGGCAGCGCCAGCGGCATCGTCACCGGCGCGGGCGCCTTCGGCTCGCCGACGTCGGTGCGGCCCTGGGCGATGGTGCCCTCGCCGTAGCGGACCAGCAGCTGCGCGGCCAGCTCGGTGGCCACCGGCGCGACGGCCGGGTCGACCGAGCGCTCGAAGCGCTTGCCCGCCTCGCTGGGCAGCTTGTGCCTGCGGATCATGCGGGCGATGCTGGCCGGATCCCAGTTCGCCGCCTCCAGCAGCACGTCGTGGGTCTCGGAGCCGATCTCGGTGCTGGCGCCGCCCATGACCCCGGCCAGCGACACCGGGCCGCTGTCGTCGCAGATCACGACGTCGTCGGGGTCGAGCTCGCGCTCGACGTCGTCGAGCGTGGTCAGCTTCTCGCCCGCCTTCGCGCGGCGCACGACGATGTCGCCGGCGAGCTTGGTGGCGTCCCAGGCGTGCAGCGGCTGGCCGAGCTCCAGCATCACGTAGTTGGTGATGTCCACCGCCAGCGAGATCGAGCGGATTCCCGCCAGCGCCAGCCTGCGCCGCATCCACCACGGCGTCGGCGCGGTCGGGTCCACCCCGGTGACCCGGCGGAACACGAACCTGCTGCACGCGCTCGGGTCGGCGATCTCCACCGACCGCGACGGCCGGTCGTCGGCGGGGACCGGCAGCGAGCCCGGGTCGCCGAAGGGCACCTCCAGCGCGTTGGACAGCTCGCGCGCCAGGCCGCGCACCGAGAAGCAGTAGCCGCGGTCGGGGGTGATCGCCAGCTCGATCACGGCGTCGTCGAGGCCGACCAGCTCGACCGCGTCGTCGCCGGGGTCGGCCGAGCCGGACGGCAGCACCAGGATGCCGTCGTGGTCCTCGCCGATGCCCAGCTCCTTGGCCGAGCAGATCATGCCGCGGCTCATCCGGCCGTAGGTCTTGCGCTCGGCGATCTCGAAGCCGCCGGGCAGCACGGTGCCGGGCAGCGCGACGACGACCAGGTCGCCCTCGCGGAAGTTGGTGGCGCCGCAGATGATCTCCTGCGTGCGCTTCTCGCCCGACTCGTCCTCGCCGACCTCGACCTGGCAATACCGGATCGGCTTCTTGAAGTCGGTGAGCTCCTCGATCTCGGCGACGCGGCCGACGACCAGCGGCCCGCGCACCGACGACAGGTGCGTGACCTCCTCCACCTCGAGCCCGATCCGCACGAACGCTTCGGCCAGCGCCTCCGCGGTCGTCTCCTCGGGCAGCTCCAGGTGTTCGGCCAACCAGGAAACCGGGATCCGCACTTGGTCAGGCCCTTCTCTCGTTGCAGTGCTGACAGGTCAGGAGTCGATGCCGAACGGCTGGGTGAACTGGACGTCACCCTCGACCATGTCCCGCATGTCCGGGATTCCGTTGCGGAACTGCAGGGTGCGTTCCAGGCCCATGCCGAAGGCGAACCCGGTGTGGGTCTCCGGGTCCACGCCGCAGGCGCGCAGCACGTTCGGGTTCACCATCCCGCAGCCGCCCCACTCGACCCAGCCGGGGCCGCCCTTCTTCTGCGGGAACCACACGTCGACCTCGCCGGAGGGCTCGGTGAACGGGAAGAACGACGGCCGCAGGCGGGTCTTGGACTCCGGCCCGAACATCACCCGGGCGAAGGCGTCCAGGGTGCCCTTCAGGTGCGCCATCGTCAGGCCCTTGTCCACCGCGAGGCCCTCGACCTGGTGGAACACCGGGGTGTGGGTGGAGTCGAGCTCGTCGGTGCGGAAGGTGCGGCCGGGGCAGACCACGTACACCGGCAGCTCGCGGTCGAGCAGCGCCCGCACCTGCGCCGGGGAGGTGTGGGTGCGCAGCACCAGCCCGGATTCCTTCGGGCCCACGTAGAAGGTGTCCTGCATGGTGCGCGCCGGGTGGTCCTTGCCGAAGTTCAACGCGTCGAAGTTGAACCACTCGGTCTCCAGCTCCGGGCCCTCGGCGACCTCCCACCCCATCGCGACGAAGGTGTCGGCGACGTGCTCGATGAGCTGGGTGATCGGGTGCCGGGCGCCGACGGGCACGCGGTCCCACGGCAGCGTCACGTCGACGGCTTCCTCGCGCAGCACCCGCTCGTCGCGCTCGGCCTGCAGCGCGGCGCGGCGCTCGTCGAAGGCGCCCTGGATGGCCTCCCGCGCCTCGTTGACGCGCTTGCCCGCGTCCGAGCGGGCCTTCGGCGGCAGTGCGCCGATCTCGCGCCGGGCGGTCAGCAGCGGCGAGCGCTCGCCGAGGTGCGCGGGCTTGGCCGCGGCCAGCTCGTCGAGGTCACCGGCCTTGTCGAAGGCCTCGCGGGCGTCGGCCACCGCGCGTTCCAGCGTCTCCGCGGAGAGCGCGGCGACCTGCTTCGGGTCGTACGGGTCGTTGGCTCCGGACATCGTTAGTGCGTGACTCCCGTGATCCGACAGGTCTCATTCCCCAGGCAGCACCCCGGGCTCACGAACGCGAACCTGCTCGTTGGCATGCGGACTCCTACCGCCGCTGGCCCCGCAAGTCTATGCGACCGTCCCAACGGGATTACGCGGAGATCCGCCTCCCGGCGGTACCGCCGCTGGTCGCGGGCGGTGCGCCGAGACCTCGGCAGGCGTCCGTCGGGTGGTTCGGCAGGCGGGGCGGCGGCGTCGGCCGGTCAGCTCGCGCGGTGCTGGGCGCGGGCCGAGGCGTACAGGCAGACGGCGGCGGCGGTCGCCAGGTTCAGGCTCTCGGCGCGGCCGTAGAGGGGCACCCGCAGGGTGCCGTC is a window of Saccharopolyspora erythraea NRRL 2338 DNA encoding:
- a CDS encoding gamma-glutamylcyclotransferase family protein, with amino-acid sequence MPPDFIDDDYPADPYPGTRPDGSFVQVGGSGYHVEPSEDVPSRWTIEGRDLDEELAEHGVAPLGERLPVLAYGSNVNPSKISWLRDRLGLRGPVVVIGARCHGIVAVWSAGVRARDGQRPAVLAGMPGVIERHAVWLVTPDQRAVLDECEGRGQRYRLCEVHAPVRLDDGRVLESVLAYTARPEALRPDVPIHLNRSPLVVDGHLVRCADVGQDDAVRLVGEQAASDGLLVAEIEGEPSGPTLAELYG
- the pheT gene encoding phenylalanine--tRNA ligase subunit beta, which codes for MRIPVSWLAEHLELPEETTAEALAEAFVRIGLEVEEVTHLSSVRGPLVVGRVAEIEELTDFKKPIRYCQVEVGEDESGEKRTQEIICGATNFREGDLVVVALPGTVLPGGFEIAERKTYGRMSRGMICSAKELGIGEDHDGILVLPSGSADPGDDAVELVGLDDAVIELAITPDRGYCFSVRGLARELSNALEVPFGDPGSLPVPADDRPSRSVEIADPSACSRFVFRRVTGVDPTAPTPWWMRRRLALAGIRSISLAVDITNYVMLELGQPLHAWDATKLAGDIVVRRAKAGEKLTTLDDVERELDPDDVVICDDSGPVSLAGVMGGASTEIGSETHDVLLEAANWDPASIARMIRRHKLPSEAGKRFERSVDPAVAPVATELAAQLLVRYGEGTIAQGRTDVGEPKAPAPVTMPLALPDRIAGVNYERGVTARRLTQIGCRIEVSTSDEGVGLVTATPPSWRPDLAQPADLVEEVLRLEGYHTIPSVLPAAPPGRGLTPAQRRHRAVSRTLAHEGYVEVLPFPFTGPEVLDGLGIGADDPRRRTLSLLNALESDRSELSTTVLTGLIDALKRNVARGRRDLALFHVGQVVQPAAEQPAVPRVGVSQRPSDAEIEALHASLPAQPTHVGVVLAGQREHAGWWGKGREVSWADAVEAARRVAAAAGVELTISAGDLAPWHPGRCAELKVGDTVVGHAGELHPKVVEALGLPKRTCAMELDLDALPLTDDRPAPVVSAYPPVLLDIALVVDASVPSAELVDTVRKGAGELVEDVRLFDVYSGEQLESGKKSLAMALRFRAPDRTLKQDEATEARDAAVAAAEERFGATLRA
- the pheS gene encoding phenylalanine--tRNA ligase subunit alpha, giving the protein MSGANDPYDPKQVAALSAETLERAVADAREAFDKAGDLDELAAAKPAHLGERSPLLTARREIGALPPKARSDAGKRVNEAREAIQGAFDERRAALQAERDERVLREEAVDVTLPWDRVPVGARHPITQLIEHVADTFVAMGWEVAEGPELETEWFNFDALNFGKDHPARTMQDTFYVGPKESGLVLRTHTSPAQVRALLDRELPVYVVCPGRTFRTDELDSTHTPVFHQVEGLAVDKGLTMAHLKGTLDAFARVMFGPESKTRLRPSFFPFTEPSGEVDVWFPQKKGGPGWVEWGGCGMVNPNVLRACGVDPETHTGFAFGMGLERTLQFRNGIPDMRDMVEGDVQFTQPFGIDS